One Devosia lacusdianchii genomic window carries:
- a CDS encoding 3-keto-5-aminohexanoate cleavage protein, with product MMTLPRIMVAPTGARRTKADHPQLPMTPQEIAATARECQLAGADAIHAHVRADGGGHLLDATRYRQVIDLVAEQAPGMLVQVSTEAVGRYTPEAQMQMVRDLRPAAISAALRELAPAGSDEPAAARFYQWCAAADIAVQHILYDAADLERLVGLVASGAVDGASLSLLYVLGRYSVDQSSAPSDLESFLDAAGGLSHAPDWMVCAFGQGETACLAAALRAGGKARVGFENNLLHADGSVAPSNQARVAAIRLIAEAIASTPRQGEGQP from the coding sequence ATGATGACCCTGCCACGCATCATGGTGGCGCCCACCGGCGCCCGGCGCACCAAGGCGGACCACCCGCAACTGCCCATGACGCCGCAGGAAATTGCGGCGACGGCGCGGGAATGCCAACTGGCCGGCGCCGACGCTATTCACGCCCATGTCCGTGCTGACGGTGGCGGGCACCTGCTTGATGCCACCCGCTATCGGCAGGTGATCGATCTCGTCGCGGAACAGGCGCCGGGCATGCTGGTGCAGGTTTCGACCGAGGCCGTCGGGCGCTACACGCCGGAAGCGCAGATGCAGATGGTGCGCGACCTGCGGCCCGCTGCCATTTCGGCGGCGCTGCGCGAGCTTGCTCCGGCAGGTTCCGACGAGCCGGCCGCCGCCCGGTTCTACCAATGGTGTGCTGCGGCCGACATTGCCGTGCAGCACATTCTCTACGATGCGGCCGACCTTGAGCGGCTCGTTGGCCTGGTCGCCTCGGGCGCGGTAGACGGCGCAAGCCTGTCACTACTCTATGTGCTGGGCCGGTATTCCGTCGACCAGAGCAGCGCGCCATCCGACCTCGAGTCTTTCCTCGACGCGGCGGGTGGGCTGTCGCATGCACCCGACTGGATGGTGTGTGCCTTCGGGCAGGGCGAAACCGCTTGCCTGGCAGCGGCGCTGCGCGCCGGCGGCAAGGCGCGGGTCGGCTTCGAGAACAATCTCCTGCACGCCGATGGCAGCGTTGCGCCGTCAAACCAGGCGCGTGTTGCCGCCATTCGGTTGATCGCTGAAGCTATCGCCTCCACTCCGCGTCAAGGCGAAGGCCAACCATGA
- a CDS encoding 3-hydroxyacyl-CoA dehydrogenase NAD-binding domain-containing protein, with amino-acid sequence MSQGPFRSAGIATVAIVGGGLIGGAWAAFFLSRGLAVRVHDPRPDAEVAIRPIIEQALADLAQLSSLPTIPPAALQFCAELEGAVGPADYVQENAPEVLELKQALLARIDEIAAADVLIGSSTSSLRATDLQRDCGHPERVLVAHPFNPPHLVPLVELVRGDKTASEAQEAAYAWFERLGKAPIRVAKEARGHVANRMSSALWREAVHIVAEGIASVEDVDRAIRFGPGLRWAVDGPHMLYHLGGGAGGMAAYLDHLGPAQEARWAELGAPALDGRTREMLVAGVADEAKGRTISTLAAARDRRLIAVLQALDETP; translated from the coding sequence GTGAGTCAGGGTCCGTTCCGGTCCGCGGGCATAGCCACCGTCGCCATCGTTGGCGGCGGGCTCATCGGCGGGGCGTGGGCGGCGTTCTTCCTGAGCCGCGGCCTCGCCGTGCGCGTGCATGATCCGCGACCGGATGCCGAGGTGGCCATCCGCCCGATCATCGAACAGGCTCTGGCCGATCTGGCGCAGTTGTCATCCTTGCCCACCATCCCGCCCGCGGCGCTGCAATTCTGTGCGGAGTTGGAAGGTGCCGTTGGGCCGGCTGATTATGTGCAGGAAAATGCACCGGAAGTTCTTGAGCTAAAGCAGGCGCTGCTGGCGCGCATCGATGAAATTGCCGCGGCTGATGTTCTTATCGGCTCCAGCACTTCATCGCTGCGAGCCACCGACCTGCAGCGCGATTGCGGGCATCCCGAGCGCGTGCTGGTTGCTCATCCCTTTAACCCGCCGCATCTGGTGCCGCTGGTGGAGCTGGTGCGCGGTGACAAGACTGCGTCGGAGGCTCAGGAAGCGGCCTATGCCTGGTTCGAACGCCTCGGCAAGGCGCCCATCCGCGTAGCCAAGGAAGCCCGAGGGCACGTTGCCAATCGCATGAGTTCGGCGCTGTGGCGCGAGGCGGTGCATATCGTCGCCGAGGGCATTGCCAGCGTGGAGGATGTGGACCGTGCCATTCGCTTCGGACCCGGCCTGCGCTGGGCCGTCGATGGCCCGCATATGCTCTATCATCTGGGCGGTGGCGCCGGCGGCATGGCCGCGTATCTCGATCATCTGGGTCCTGCCCAGGAAGCCCGTTGGGCCGAGCTAGGCGCGCCGGCCCTTGATGGCCGCACGCGCGAGATGTTGGTGGCGGGCGTTGCCGACGAGGCGAAAGGTCGGACGATCTCGACCCTCGCCGCCGCGCGGGATCGACGGCTGATTGCCGTGCTGCAGGCGCTGGACGAAACGCCATGA
- a CDS encoding aspartate aminotransferase family protein: protein MHGALGAAAAGIDALKAQDRASFFHPFTAIRDQQAVGPIVMDRAHGCTVTDIDGRTYLDGAAGLWCVNVGYGREEISAAIAAQSQQLPFFHSFNGISNAPSIALSERLLRLAPAGMKRVFYGSSGSDANDTAVKMLWSYNICRGKPEKRKIISRSYAYHGVSVASGSLSGVPMVHQHFGLPLNFARHVSKPDLYRDAPARQCTSELAYSTILAREIEDMILAEGPDTVAGFIAEPVMGTGGVLPPPEGYFQAIREVLERYDVRLVADEVITGFGRLGTWFGSDLYDMQPDLILAAKGLTSGYLPLSAVLVGDKIWSVFEAAAADGRVFAHGFTYSGHPTCTAAAMANLDILEREGLVERVAEIAPTFARMFPDTLAGLDLVGDIRSAGLMMGVELVADQANKTAFAPTIKAAGRVALAARRRGILVRALPNSDTIALSPPFIVSEAELATLANSLRDAIADVAVELRAEGCL from the coding sequence ATGCATGGTGCGCTTGGTGCTGCAGCCGCGGGAATCGATGCTTTGAAGGCGCAAGACCGCGCGTCCTTCTTCCACCCGTTCACGGCGATCAGGGACCAGCAAGCGGTCGGCCCTATCGTCATGGATCGCGCCCATGGCTGCACTGTCACCGATATCGACGGACGCACCTATCTTGACGGTGCGGCGGGCCTGTGGTGCGTCAATGTCGGCTATGGCCGCGAGGAGATTTCGGCGGCTATTGCCGCGCAGTCGCAGCAGTTGCCGTTCTTTCACTCGTTCAACGGCATCAGCAATGCGCCCAGCATTGCCCTGTCGGAGCGGCTGCTGCGGCTGGCGCCGGCGGGGATGAAGCGAGTGTTCTATGGCTCGTCGGGTTCGGACGCCAACGACACCGCGGTCAAGATGCTGTGGAGCTACAATATCTGTCGCGGCAAGCCGGAAAAGCGCAAGATCATCTCGCGCTCCTACGCCTATCACGGCGTGTCGGTGGCCTCGGGCAGCCTCTCCGGCGTGCCCATGGTGCATCAGCATTTCGGCCTGCCGCTGAACTTCGCCCGCCATGTGTCCAAGCCCGATCTCTACCGCGACGCGCCGGCCAGGCAGTGCACGAGCGAGCTGGCCTATTCCACCATCCTGGCGCGTGAGATCGAGGACATGATCCTCGCGGAAGGTCCCGATACCGTTGCCGGTTTCATCGCCGAGCCCGTCATGGGCACTGGCGGCGTGCTGCCGCCGCCCGAAGGTTATTTCCAGGCCATTCGCGAAGTGCTTGAGCGCTACGACGTTCGCCTGGTGGCTGATGAAGTGATCACCGGCTTTGGTCGCCTCGGCACTTGGTTCGGCTCGGATCTCTACGACATGCAGCCGGACCTCATTCTCGCTGCCAAGGGTCTGACCAGCGGTTATCTTCCGCTGTCGGCGGTGCTGGTTGGCGACAAGATCTGGTCGGTCTTCGAAGCGGCCGCAGCCGATGGCCGGGTGTTCGCGCATGGCTTTACCTATTCGGGCCACCCGACCTGTACGGCTGCCGCTATGGCCAATCTCGATATCCTCGAGCGGGAAGGGCTGGTGGAGCGCGTGGCCGAAATCGCGCCGACCTTCGCCCGCATGTTTCCCGACACGCTTGCCGGTCTCGACCTCGTCGGCGATATCCGCTCGGCCGGTCTGATGATGGGCGTCGAACTGGTCGCCGACCAGGCCAACAAGACCGCCTTCGCGCCGACAATCAAGGCAGCCGGGCGGGTTGCCCTCGCCGCGCGGCGTCGCGGCATTCTGGTCCGCGCATTGCCCAATTCCGATACGATTGCGCTGTCGCCGCCCTTCATTGTCAGCGAGGCCGAGTTGGCGACCCTGGCCAATAGCCTGCGCGATGCCATTGCCGACGTCGCCGTTGAACTTCGGGCGGAGGGGTGCCTGTGA
- a CDS encoding MOSC N-terminal beta barrel domain-containing protein — translation MDGAGPQLDSIHIYPLKSAGGTAVGSARLEDKGLAGDRRMMVIDAGGVALTARTAPELLTISVQVDRDEIVLTAPGRAPLTIFLPSLLPMTGQASVWGDAVAALDGGDAAADWLAALLERPCRLALEHAGTKRQAGLPQGGPVSFADTAPLLLVNAASLAAVNAQLETPVDIARFRANLVVTGAAAFAEDSWESIRIGDVEFTVAGPCDRCVMITLDPESGAADPQREPLSLLVRHRRGADGKVYFGQFLVPRSRGRIFAGTPIEILSRKPPPELSGPPLVAPVSSLPAARPAPGGGRSELVLTCVGRVAETADMVSFRFEADRAFDYLPGQYLAILPEIDGEPVRRNYTISSSPSRPAHLSISVKRVPGGVVSNHLHNKLRVGDRLRAVGPGGKFHLGIVDAARPILMISAGSGITPMMSMLRYIADHNLDRDIRFHHSGRDGVDLPFRRELEVLQRQMAGRLSITWNATGRPARDIHAGRLDAAMLAAVAPDLTERAVLCCGPEGFRALVRDLHANWPVPVRGSYVEESFGGERVDARALPRIGRYDVTFVNSGRTATGEGARTLLDLARDRGIILQSDCEAGICGTCRCRIRSGQWQLAANCADPARNVLSDQEKQDGFVLACSTNPVGSVEVEL, via the coding sequence ATGGACGGGGCCGGGCCGCAGCTCGACAGCATCCATATCTATCCGTTGAAATCGGCTGGCGGCACTGCTGTTGGCAGTGCGCGGCTGGAGGACAAGGGACTGGCCGGCGATCGCCGGATGATGGTGATCGACGCCGGCGGCGTGGCTTTGACGGCGCGAACCGCGCCAGAACTGCTGACCATCTCGGTGCAGGTGGACCGGGACGAGATCGTGCTGACGGCGCCGGGCAGGGCGCCGTTGACCATTTTCCTGCCGAGCCTTCTCCCCATGACGGGCCAGGCCAGTGTGTGGGGGGACGCGGTCGCGGCGCTCGATGGGGGCGATGCGGCCGCGGACTGGCTGGCCGCACTGCTTGAGCGTCCCTGCCGGCTGGCCCTTGAGCATGCCGGAACGAAGCGTCAGGCTGGACTGCCGCAAGGCGGGCCCGTGAGTTTCGCCGACACGGCGCCGCTGCTGCTGGTGAATGCGGCCTCGCTGGCGGCGGTCAACGCGCAGCTCGAGACGCCAGTCGACATCGCGCGCTTCCGGGCCAATCTGGTGGTGACCGGCGCGGCCGCCTTCGCCGAGGATAGCTGGGAGAGCATCCGCATCGGCGATGTCGAGTTCACCGTGGCCGGTCCCTGCGACCGCTGCGTCATGATTACGCTCGATCCGGAAAGCGGCGCCGCCGACCCGCAACGCGAGCCGCTGTCGCTCCTGGTGCGCCATCGGCGCGGGGCCGATGGCAAGGTCTATTTTGGCCAGTTCCTGGTGCCTCGCTCGCGCGGCCGCATATTTGCCGGCACGCCGATCGAAATCCTGTCGCGCAAGCCGCCGCCTGAGCTGTCCGGACCGCCTCTGGTGGCGCCGGTGTCATCGCTGCCGGCGGCGCGGCCTGCCCCCGGTGGCGGGCGTTCCGAACTGGTGCTGACCTGTGTCGGTCGTGTCGCTGAAACCGCCGACATGGTGAGCTTTCGCTTCGAGGCGGACCGCGCCTTCGACTACCTGCCTGGCCAGTACCTGGCCATCCTGCCCGAAATCGACGGGGAACCAGTGCGGCGGAACTACACGATTTCCTCGTCGCCATCGCGGCCGGCGCATCTGTCGATCTCGGTCAAGCGCGTGCCAGGCGGTGTCGTCTCCAACCACCTGCATAACAAGCTGCGCGTTGGCGACCGGCTACGCGCGGTCGGGCCGGGGGGTAAGTTTCACCTCGGGATCGTCGACGCGGCCCGGCCGATCCTCATGATCTCAGCCGGCAGCGGTATCACGCCGATGATGTCGATGCTGCGCTACATCGCCGATCATAATCTCGATCGCGACATACGGTTCCACCACAGCGGCCGCGATGGGGTCGACCTGCCGTTTCGGCGCGAGCTGGAGGTGCTGCAGCGCCAGATGGCCGGGCGGCTCAGCATCACGTGGAATGCCACGGGCCGGCCCGCCCGCGATATCCATGCCGGCCGCCTGGATGCGGCCATGCTGGCGGCGGTGGCGCCGGACCTTACCGAACGTGCGGTGCTTTGCTGCGGACCGGAGGGCTTTCGTGCGCTTGTCAGGGACCTGCACGCGAATTGGCCCGTGCCGGTTCGTGGTTCCTATGTGGAAGAAAGCTTTGGCGGAGAGAGGGTGGATGCCCGCGCGCTGCCGCGGATCGGGCGTTACGATGTTACCTTCGTCAATAGCGGTCGCACCGCGACCGGCGAAGGCGCGCGGACGCTGCTCGATCTGGCCAGAGATCGGGGCATCATTCTGCAATCCGACTGCGAGGCTGGCATCTGTGGAACTTGTCGCTGCCGAATTCGCAGCGGCCAATGGCAACTCGCGGCGAACTGTGCCGATCCGGCGCGTAACGTCCTGTCAGATCAAGAAAAACAGGATGGGTTCGTGCTGGCTTGTTCGACCAATCCTGTGGGTTCCGTCGAGGTGGAACTCTAG
- a CDS encoding aldehyde dehydrogenase family protein, translating to MDKLAVRANLIGGAWVDGAEARENRSPSDIDDVIGLYASGTAASVDAAVDAARHALASWSLSTPQQRFDILDRAATEILARRDELGDLLSREEGKIRAEGRAEVVRAGMVFKFMAGEALRNPGDVLPSIRAGIKVEVTREPVGVVGIVTPWNFPIAIPAWKIAPALAYGNTVVFKPADLVPASAWALVDILRRAGLPDGVLNMVMGPGRVVGQAIMEHRGIDAVSFTGSVATGRAAIATVAGRGARIQAEMGGKNPYVVLDDADLDIAVEAVVSGSYYSTGQRCTASSRIIVTKGIHDRLLDALRTRIEAIRVGHSLDDASQVGPVVDARQLHQDLDYIAIAKAEGGVLEAGGELVDRPTKGFFLQPALFSATSNAMRINQEEVFGPVACLIRVEDYDEALAVAQDTEFGLSAGIATTSIKYAEHFKRHSRSGMVMVNVATAGVDFHVPFGGTKASNYGPREQGAYAKEFYTTVKTAYSGW from the coding sequence ATGGACAAACTGGCAGTTCGCGCCAACCTGATCGGTGGCGCTTGGGTGGATGGCGCCGAGGCGCGAGAGAACCGCAGCCCTTCCGACATCGATGACGTCATCGGGCTCTATGCCAGCGGCACAGCCGCTTCGGTCGATGCGGCGGTCGACGCCGCGCGCCATGCGCTGGCCTCGTGGTCGCTCTCCACGCCGCAGCAGCGTTTCGACATTCTCGATCGCGCCGCGACGGAAATCCTGGCCCGCCGCGATGAATTGGGTGATCTGCTGAGCCGTGAGGAGGGCAAGATCCGCGCCGAGGGACGGGCCGAAGTCGTCCGCGCCGGCATGGTTTTCAAGTTCATGGCCGGCGAAGCCCTGCGCAATCCGGGCGACGTGCTGCCATCTATCCGCGCCGGCATCAAGGTTGAGGTGACGCGCGAGCCGGTCGGCGTCGTCGGTATCGTTACGCCGTGGAATTTCCCCATCGCCATTCCGGCCTGGAAGATCGCGCCCGCGCTCGCCTATGGCAATACGGTGGTGTTCAAGCCGGCCGATCTGGTGCCGGCCTCGGCCTGGGCCCTCGTCGACATATTGCGGCGCGCCGGCCTGCCGGACGGCGTGCTCAACATGGTCATGGGTCCCGGCCGCGTGGTCGGGCAGGCGATCATGGAGCATCGCGGCATCGACGCGGTATCGTTCACCGGGTCAGTGGCCACTGGCCGCGCGGCCATCGCGACCGTCGCCGGGCGCGGGGCGCGTATTCAGGCCGAAATGGGCGGCAAAAATCCTTATGTCGTGCTCGACGACGCCGATCTCGACATTGCCGTGGAAGCCGTGGTCAGCGGCTCCTACTACTCCACCGGGCAGCGCTGCACGGCCTCGAGCCGCATCATCGTCACCAAGGGTATCCACGACCGGCTGCTCGACGCGCTGCGCACGCGGATCGAGGCCATCCGTGTGGGCCATTCGCTGGATGACGCGAGCCAGGTTGGTCCGGTCGTCGACGCGCGGCAGTTGCACCAGGACCTGGACTATATCGCGATCGCCAAGGCGGAGGGCGGCGTGCTCGAAGCGGGCGGGGAGCTTGTGGATCGTCCGACCAAGGGCTTCTTCCTGCAGCCGGCGCTATTCTCGGCCACTAGCAATGCCATGCGAATCAATCAGGAGGAGGTCTTCGGCCCCGTCGCCTGCTTGATCCGCGTCGAGGATTACGACGAAGCGCTGGCCGTTGCCCAGGACACCGAATTCGGGCTGTCGGCCGGCATTGCCACCACTTCGATCAAATATGCCGAGCACTTCAAGCGTCATTCGCGCAGCGGCATGGTGATGGTCAACGTCGCCACGGCGGGCGTCGATTTCCACGTGCCCTTCGGCGGCACCAAGGCGTCCAACTACGGTCCGCGCGAGCAGGGCGCCTACGCCAAGGAATTCTACACCACGGTCAAGACCGCCTATTCCGGCTGGTGA
- a CDS encoding aldehyde dehydrogenase, which produces MTESARVGDRDYWHALAGSVALPNQAVIGGQQVDARSGKRFATINPATGALLTDIAEGDAADIDAAVAAARRSFDAGHWRNQSPLARKQVLLRLAELMRAEQQQLAAMESLDMGKLVRDASGNDIPTAINILQWHAEEIDKVYDEVAPLPPGNIGLIRRVPLGVVGAVVPWNFPLNMAVWKCAPALAAGNSVVLKPAEQSPLTALRFAQLALEAGLPEGVLNVVPGFGETAGQALGRHMDVDCLAFTGSTAVGKMFLRYAGDSNLKQVWLECGGKSPVVVFEDCEDLETAADQVASGIFYNQGQVCSAGSRLIVQNSIRTKFLDLLTARLSQYQPGDPLDPRSGLGAMVEARHAANVMRYVEAGRREATLVAGGNAVQVDGSGSFIEPTIFADVHPDAVIAREEIFGPVLAVLGFSDEDKAIALANDSIYGLGASLWTDNLSRAHRVSEQLVAGVVGVNVVDPINPAVPFGGFRQSGSGRDLSRHAVEKYTALKTTWIRFKN; this is translated from the coding sequence ATGACCGAAAGTGCGCGTGTTGGGGATCGGGATTACTGGCATGCCCTGGCCGGATCGGTCGCCTTGCCCAACCAGGCCGTCATCGGCGGGCAACAGGTGGATGCGCGCTCCGGAAAACGTTTCGCGACGATCAATCCGGCGACTGGCGCGCTGCTGACTGATATCGCCGAGGGCGACGCTGCCGACATCGACGCCGCCGTTGCCGCGGCCCGACGCAGCTTCGACGCCGGCCATTGGCGCAACCAGAGCCCGCTAGCCCGCAAGCAGGTGTTGTTGCGGCTGGCGGAGCTGATGCGCGCGGAGCAGCAGCAATTGGCCGCGATGGAATCGCTCGATATGGGCAAGCTCGTGCGCGACGCCTCCGGCAATGATATCCCTACCGCCATCAACATCCTGCAGTGGCATGCCGAAGAGATCGACAAGGTCTACGACGAGGTCGCCCCACTGCCTCCGGGCAATATCGGTCTCATTCGCCGGGTGCCGCTTGGCGTTGTCGGCGCTGTAGTGCCCTGGAATTTTCCGCTCAACATGGCGGTCTGGAAGTGTGCGCCGGCGCTCGCCGCCGGCAATAGCGTCGTGCTCAAACCTGCCGAACAGTCGCCGCTGACCGCCCTGCGGTTTGCGCAACTGGCGCTGGAAGCGGGCCTGCCCGAGGGCGTGCTCAACGTAGTACCGGGCTTTGGCGAAACGGCCGGGCAGGCGCTGGGGCGTCATATGGACGTCGACTGCCTGGCCTTCACCGGCTCGACCGCCGTCGGCAAGATGTTCCTCCGCTATGCCGGCGACTCCAACCTCAAGCAGGTCTGGCTGGAATGCGGCGGTAAATCTCCGGTGGTCGTCTTCGAGGATTGCGAGGACCTGGAAACCGCGGCCGACCAGGTCGCATCCGGAATTTTTTATAATCAGGGCCAGGTCTGCTCAGCCGGGTCGCGCCTGATCGTGCAGAACTCCATCCGCACCAAGTTCCTCGACCTGTTGACGGCGCGCCTGTCCCAGTACCAACCGGGCGATCCGCTCGATCCGCGATCGGGCCTGGGCGCCATGGTCGAGGCCAGGCATGCCGCCAACGTCATGCGCTATGTCGAGGCGGGGCGGCGCGAGGCGACGCTGGTCGCCGGTGGCAATGCAGTCCAGGTTGACGGTAGCGGTAGCTTCATCGAGCCGACCATCTTTGCCGATGTGCACCCGGATGCCGTCATCGCCCGCGAGGAGATCTTTGGCCCGGTGCTGGCCGTGCTTGGCTTTTCGGACGAGGACAAGGCCATCGCCCTGGCCAATGACAGCATCTACGGCCTGGGCGCTTCGCTATGGACCGACAACCTGTCGCGCGCCCATCGGGTGTCCGAACAACTGGTCGCCGGCGTGGTCGGGGTCAACGTCGTCGATCCGATCAATCCTGCTGTACCGTTTGGCGGCTTCCGCCAATCCGGCTCGGGCCGTGACCTCTCGCGCCACGCGGTCGAGAAATACACTGCGCTCAAAACCACCTGGATTCGGTTCAAGAACTGA
- a CDS encoding glutamine synthetase family protein codes for MHNPSTIADVLHWLETRPDIQTIRAAVCDLNGVMRGKRIPVDQARKVMENTLRMPLSVVGLDIWGGDIDNNPMVFNTGDVDGIGAWTGRGILPVEWTAHPTAFLPVWLQNDAGVPYLADPRRALAAVLARYAALGLTPMTAVELEFHLVDASGDIPKGAVSPTTGRNLDTAAAMAMEEVDQFEAYFHEVYAACRQQDIPVDTTIAENGSGQFEINLGHLPDALRAADDAVFFKRTVKGIARKHGFAASFMAKPYGNFSGNGLHIHMSLLDREGKNVFDDGTDRGTDMMRHAVGGLLAGMAESTLIFAPHYNSYRRLRPNSYAPTAVAWGYENRMVAIRIPGGSYKARRIEHRVAGADANPYLVMAVMLGAALIGIERTMAPGEPRLADAYANDLPKLPNSWRAAADAFEAGPMMAEIFDPELIQSLLACKRQEMDIFAAHVSPFEYRTYLEAV; via the coding sequence TTGCACAATCCTTCGACAATCGCCGATGTCCTGCACTGGTTGGAGACGCGGCCCGACATCCAGACGATACGCGCCGCCGTCTGCGACCTGAACGGGGTGATGCGCGGCAAGCGCATTCCGGTCGACCAGGCCCGCAAGGTCATGGAAAACACCCTGCGCATGCCGCTGTCCGTGGTCGGCCTCGACATCTGGGGCGGCGACATCGACAACAATCCCATGGTGTTCAACACCGGCGATGTCGACGGCATCGGCGCCTGGACCGGGCGCGGCATCCTGCCGGTCGAGTGGACAGCGCATCCGACGGCTTTTCTGCCCGTCTGGCTGCAGAACGATGCCGGCGTCCCCTACCTGGCCGATCCGCGCCGGGCCCTTGCCGCAGTTCTGGCGCGCTATGCGGCGCTGGGGCTGACGCCGATGACGGCGGTTGAGCTGGAGTTTCACCTCGTCGACGCCAGTGGCGACATCCCCAAAGGCGCTGTTTCACCAACCACAGGACGCAACCTGGATACGGCCGCCGCCATGGCGATGGAGGAGGTCGACCAGTTCGAGGCCTACTTCCACGAGGTCTACGCCGCCTGCCGTCAGCAGGACATTCCGGTCGACACGACAATCGCCGAAAATGGCAGCGGCCAGTTCGAGATCAATCTGGGCCACCTGCCCGATGCGCTGCGGGCGGCGGATGATGCCGTGTTTTTCAAGCGCACGGTCAAGGGCATTGCCCGCAAGCATGGCTTTGCTGCCAGCTTCATGGCCAAGCCCTATGGCAACTTCTCCGGCAATGGCCTGCACATTCACATGAGCCTGCTCGACCGCGAGGGCAAGAACGTCTTTGACGACGGCACCGACCGCGGCACCGATATGATGCGCCACGCCGTTGGCGGCCTCTTGGCGGGCATGGCGGAAAGCACACTGATCTTCGCGCCGCACTACAACTCCTACCGCCGCCTGCGGCCCAATTCCTATGCCCCCACCGCCGTCGCCTGGGGCTATGAAAACCGCATGGTCGCCATCCGCATTCCTGGCGGATCGTACAAGGCAAGGCGGATCGAGCACCGCGTGGCCGGAGCGGACGCTAACCCCTACCTGGTGATGGCCGTGATGCTCGGCGCCGCCCTGATCGGTATCGAACGCACCATGGCTCCCGGCGAGCCACGCCTGGCCGACGCCTATGCCAACGACCTGCCGAAGCTCCCCAATAGCTGGCGCGCCGCCGCCGACGCTTTTGAAGCAGGTCCCATGATGGCGGAAATCTTCGATCCTGAGCTGATCCAGTCGCTCCTCGCCTGCAAGCGGCAGGAGATGGACATCTTCGCGGCCCATGTCAGCCCGTTCGAATACCGGACCTATCTGGAAGCCGTGTGA
- a CDS encoding gamma-glutamyl-gamma-aminobutyrate hydrolase family protein: MNTPLIAVTCDTREFDGALWHATQQQYVSAAANAAGVTPLLVPALGATLDLDRVLDAVHGVMATGSKSNVHPALYGGDASEANGPYDPARDATSLPLIRKALERGIPVLAICRGMQELNVALGGTLQTEIQERDGALDHRMPDAPTRDKRYAPRQTLTAAPGTCLAAIAGAAPIQVNSLHRQAIDRLAAGLRAEAFAEDGIIEAVSPDNAQAFALGVQWHPEYWATSDPTSAAIFAAFGDAVRRHASARPSRSPIAEFSTRLGA, translated from the coding sequence ATGAACACCCCCCTCATCGCCGTGACCTGCGACACTCGTGAGTTTGACGGCGCCCTTTGGCATGCAACCCAGCAGCAATACGTCAGTGCGGCCGCCAATGCCGCCGGGGTAACGCCGTTGCTGGTGCCGGCGCTGGGCGCCACGCTCGATCTTGATCGCGTGCTGGATGCTGTGCATGGGGTAATGGCGACCGGCTCCAAGTCCAACGTGCATCCCGCGCTCTATGGCGGCGACGCCAGCGAAGCCAACGGCCCCTACGATCCGGCGCGGGACGCGACATCCTTGCCGCTGATCCGGAAGGCGCTCGAGCGTGGCATTCCAGTGCTGGCGATCTGCCGGGGCATGCAGGAACTTAATGTGGCTCTGGGCGGCACCCTGCAGACCGAAATCCAGGAGCGGGACGGCGCACTTGACCACCGGATGCCCGACGCTCCTACCCGCGACAAACGCTACGCGCCGCGCCAGACGCTGACCGCAGCCCCCGGCACCTGCCTTGCCGCCATTGCCGGAGCAGCACCCATCCAGGTCAATTCCCTGCACCGTCAGGCCATTGACCGGCTCGCGGCCGGACTTCGCGCCGAGGCCTTCGCGGAGGATGGGATTATCGAAGCCGTATCCCCAGACAACGCCCAAGCGTTCGCGCTCGGAGTTCAATGGCATCCGGAGTACTGGGCGACCAGCGATCCCACCTCAGCCGCAATTTTCGCCGCCTTTGGCGATGCGGTAAGGCGACACGCTAGCGCTCGACCATCACGATCACCGATCGCAGAATTTTCTACCAGGTTAGGAGCCTAG